One genomic region from Yamadazyma tenuis chromosome 4, complete sequence encodes:
- the IMP1 gene encoding Mitochondrial inner membrane peptidase complex subunit (COG:O; MEROPS:MER0000597; EggNog:ENOG503Q2ZN): MQKVRFVATTLSWTLRAGCVAHFLHEYVYEFTETRGESMLPTLQAQHDYVHALKGYRYGRNLDIGDCIVATKPSEPTQRVCKRITGMPGDIVLVDPSSSSPLTNTPNEVILHDGFNKYIKVPDGHVWVTGDNLCHSLDSRSYSSLPMALIKGKIVAANSMDKGFIDAAGRLRFWNFRWITNTFEND; encoded by the coding sequence ATGCAAAAAGTTCGGTTTGTGGCCACCACCCTCTCGTGGACCCTACGAGCTGGCTGTGTCGCCCACTTCCTCCATGAATACGTCTACGAGTTCACCGAGACACGCGGAGAGTCGATGCTTCCTACtcttcaagctcaacaCGATTACGTCCACGCATTGAAAGGATACCGGTACGGACGAAATCTTGATATAGGTGATTGTATTGTCGCCACAAAGCCGTCAGAACCTACCCAACGTGTGTGTAAGCGTATCACTGGTATGCCTGGTGACATCGTGTTGGTGGACCCGTCATCGTCGTCGCCGCTTACCAATACTCCAAATGAGGTGATCCTCCACGATggattcaacaagtacatAAAAGTCCCCGACGGTCACGTGTGGGTGACTGGTGATAACTTATGCCATTCGCTCGACTCACGGTCATACTCGTCGTTGCCGATGGCACTCATCAAGGGGAAGATCGTGGCGGCCAACTCGATGGATAAAGGTTTCATCGATGCCGCCGGTCGTTTAAGGTTTTGGAACTTCCGATGGATAACCAACacttttgaaaatgactAG
- a CDS encoding uncharacterized protein (EggNog:ENOG503Q35U; COG:O), giving the protein MRLHQLAALFAVFSVAWAISLKEATVKVNKDFFHLGEISTLELKQLSLESTKDKLEFEIHLNDVSKQPQQALITLGDGKGLDVTLFPKFIVDKKILKLSTTASKIPVSIRNLDTIFINLIVADSGSSTNLYKRLGEFVPSEPLKELVPYKQAERIGIKPEIHHIFRQDPSTVSAVIPIAFSGAAVVVLVALLGMWVSSIGQDLYGLVKSTPGTQIVNNVVFLSTLLGFEVVFVRYYLGTSIFTTLFHSFVLGIPALVSGSRAFRFLGYLRKIGKA; this is encoded by the coding sequence ATGAGACTCCATCAATTGGCAGCATTGTTTGCAGTGTTCAGCGTAGCCTGGGCCATCTCCTTGAAAGAGGCCACTGTCAAGGTCAACAAGGACTTCTTTCATTTGGGCGAAATCTCCACCTTGGAACTCAAGCAACTTCTGCTCGAGTCCACCAAAGACaaacttgaatttgaaattCATTTGAACGACGTGTCAAAACAGCCCCAGCAGGCCCTCATCACTTTAGGCGATGGCAAGGGACTCGATGTGACCCTTTTCCCCAAATTCATCGTGGATAAaaagattttgaaattgtcTACTACTGCTTCCAAGATACCTGTGAGCATCCGTAACTTGGacaccattttcatcaacttgattgtGGCCGATTCCGGATCCAGTACAAACTTGTATAAACGCTTGGGTGAGTTCGTGCCACTGGAACCACTCAAAGAGTTGGTACCTTATAAGCAGGCCgaaagaattggaatcaaGCCTGAAATCCACCATATTTTCAGGCAAGACCCCAGCACCGTTCTGGCAGTGATCCCCATTGCATTTTCCGGGGCCGCCGTGGTGGTGCTCGTGGCATTGTTGGGTATGTGGGTCTCCCTGATTGGACAGGACTTGTACGGATTGGTGAAGAGTACCCCAGGTACTCAAATCGTCAATAATGTGGTGTTTTTGAGCACCTTATTGGGGTTCgaggtggtgtttgtgCGGTACTACTTGGGCACCTCGATTTTCACGACGTTGTTCCACAGCTTTGTGCTTGGAATCCCTGCGCTCGTGCTGGGTTCGAGGGCTTTCAGATTCTTGGGCTACTTAAGAAAAATCGGAAAGGCCTAA